A stretch of Phragmites australis chromosome 12, lpPhrAust1.1, whole genome shotgun sequence DNA encodes these proteins:
- the LOC133887004 gene encoding putative disease resistance protein RGA4, which yields MATILYSLVGSCTKMLQDLITEEAILILGVKEELIELQRRMDQIRHFLNDAERRSVEESAVNNWLGQLRDAMYDADIIIDLARSKGRKLLPDDSSPSSSNSSTCSGLSLSSCLSNFRTRHEVAVKIRNLNKRIESIVKDKVFLSLRDTQSTEQVSAPKLRKSTNLVEPNLVGKEVVHACRKVVDLVLAHKEKKSYKLAIVGTGGVGKTTLAQKIYNDQKIKGIFNKHAWVCVSKDYSEVAILREILRKIDVQYMPDESTEELQSKLESSIKEKNIFLVLDDIWQHEVWTNLLRTPLDEAVAAVILVTTRSDTIARAIGVEDVHRVELMSEDVGWELLWKSMNINKETEVQNLRGIGMEIVRMCGGLPLAIKVTASVLATKEKTENQWRKFINKSAWSMSKVPIELRGALYLSYDDLPRYLKQCFLYCALYPEDFNIYRDDLIRYWVAEGFVQEQEEQLMEDTAEEYYVELISRNLLQPVPGYVDYSWCKMHDLLRQLAQHLSQDECFCGEPQSLEAKSLSRLRRVSIVTDRDSILLPNVDKEHTRARTFIIRRTKSPRVENTIFRRLPYIRVLNLNGTLIQSIPSCIGSLIHLRYLDLDDTGISYLPESIGSLINLQILNLDRCDALHSLPSGITRLCNLRRLGLFGTPIDQVPKGICGLKFLNDLEGFPIGGGNDNNTRMQDGWNLEELGPLLQLRNLKMNKLERVTPCTADSLLIDKRYLKVLNLWCTEHTDEPYSEEDVINIERTFEQLIPPHNLEHLVIVNFFGRRYPTWLGTNTHLSSVIYLNLIDCKSCLHIPPIGQLPNLKYLRIEGATAITKIGPEFVGCGVGNPGSVEEVAFPKLETLVIEDMPNWEEWTFAIVVEEEEATTTACKEGAEDGAATKQRWKDPPPRMQLFPRLKELQLELCPKLRGLPRQLGQEATSLKVLQLRGLGSLKVVESLPFLSEVLLIDGCEGLERVSNLPQVRQLRLNYCPNLRCVEQLERLEQLWLGVDMQQVSSLWVTGLRQQRHQLHGEDLDVYTWA from the coding sequence ATGGCAACCATACTATATTCTTTGGTTGGATCATGCACCAAGATGTTGCAAGATCTCATTACAGAGGAGGCCATACTAATTTTAGGTGTGAAAGAAGAGCTCATAGAACTGCAGCGAAGAATGGACCAAATCCGACACTTTCTTAATGATGCAGAGCGAAGGAGCGTAGAAGAATCAGCTGTTAACAATTGGCTTGGTCAACTAAGAGATGCTATGTATGACGCCGATATTATTATTGACTTGGCTAGATCGAAAGGACGCAAGCTATTGCCGGATGATTCTTCGCCATCATCAAGCAACTCAAGTACATGCAGCGGCCTTTCCCTTTCCTCTTGCCTTTCTAATTTCCGAACACGTCATGAGGTTGCTGTCAAGATTAGAAACCTGAACAAAAGAATAGAGAGTATTGTAAAGGACAAAGTATTTTTATCACTCAGGGATACACAATCTACTGAACAAGTTTCAGCACCAAAACTGAGAAAAAGTACCAACCTTGTTGAACCCAACCTTGTGGGTAAGGAGGTCGTACATGCTTGCAGAAAAGTAGTAGATTTGGTGCTGGCGCATAAGGAAAAGAAGTCTTACAAGCTCGCTATTGTTGGGACAGGAGGAGTCGGTAAGACGACACTAGCTCAGAAAATATACAATGACCAAAAAATAAAAGGGATCTTCAACAAACATGCATGGGTTTGTGTTTCCAAAGACTATTCTGAAGTTGCAATTTTACGGGAGATTCTTCGAAAAATTGACGTACAGTACATGCCAGATGAATCAACTGAAGAGCTCCAAAGCAAGCTAGAGTCATCCATTAAAGAGaagaatatttttcttgtgttggATGACATTTGGCAGCATGAGGTATGGACTAACCTATTGAGAACTCCGTTAGACGAAGCAGTAGCTGCAGTAATTCTGGTGACAACAAGAAGTGATACAATTGCACGGGCAATTGGGGTGGAAGATGTGCATCGAGTTGAATTGATGTCAGAAGATGTAGGATGGGAGCTGTTGTGGAAGAGTATGAACATTAATAAAGAGACTGAAGTGCAAAACCTACGTGGTATAGGGATGGAAATTGTTCGTATGTGTGGAGGCCTTCCCCTCGCAATCAAGGTTACTGCTAGTGTTCTAGCAACTAAAGAGAAAACTGAGaaccaatggagaaagtttaTAAATAAAAGTGCTTGGTCCATGAGCAAGGTTCCTATTGAGCTGAGAGGAGCTTTGTATTTGAGTTATGATGACCTACCACGATATTTGAAGCAATGCTTCCTCTATTGTGCCTTATACCCAGAAGATTTTAACATATACCGTGATGATCTTATAAGGTATTGGGTTGCTGAAGGTTTTGTACAAgagcaagaagaacaacttaTGGAGGACACAGCTGAAGAATATTACGTTGAATTGATATCCAGGAATCTCCTTCAACCAGTCCCGGGATATGTTGACTATTCTTGGTGCAAAATGCATGATCTTCTAAGGCAGCTTGCTCAACATTTATCACAAGATGAATGTTTCTGTGGAGAACCACAATCATTGGAGGCTAAATCTTTGTCTAGACTACGACGTGTTTCAATTGTTACTGATAGGGATTCTATACTGCTCCCCAATGTGGACAAGGAGCATACTAGAGCAAGGACTTTCATTATTCGTcgtaccaagtcaccaagagtTGAAAATACAATATTCAGAAGACTTCCTTACATTCgagttttgaatttgaatggcACACTTATACAAAGTATTCCATCTTGTATTGGAAGTTTGATACATCTACGATACCTTGATCTTGATGACACTGGCATATCTTATCTTCCGGAGTCCATCGGTTCTCTCATAAACCTTCAGATATTGAATTTGGATCGTTGTGATGCTTTGCACAGTCTTCCTTCAGGAATCACTCGATTATGCAACTTAAGACGTCTTGGTCTTTTTGGGACACCAATAGATCAGGTTCCAAAAGGGATATGCGGGTTGAAGTTTCTCAATGATTTAGAAGGATTTCCAATTGGTGGTGGCAATGATAATAATACTCGAATGCAAGATGGATGGAACCTGGAAGAGTTGGGTCCTCTTTTGCAACTGAGGAACCTTAAAATGAATAAATTGGAAAGAGTAACTCCTTGTACTGCAGATTCACTGCTAATAGACAAAAGATATCTCAAAGTATTAAATCTATGGTGCACAGAACATACAGATGAGCCATATTCTGAGGAGGATGTAATCAATATTGAGAGGACCTTTGAGCAGCTAATACCTCCACACAACCTGGAACATCTAGTTATTGTGAATTTCTTTGGTCGGAGGTATCCCACCTGGCTAGGTACTAATACCCATTTGTCTTCAGTAATATACTTGAACCTCATAGACTGCAAATCGTGTCTGCATATTCCTCCAATCGGGCAGCTCCCCAACTTGAAATATTTGAGAATCGAGGGAGCAACTGCAATTACCAAAATTGGACCCGAATTTGTTGGCTGTGGGGTGGGTAATCCCGGATCTGTAGAGGAAGTGGCTTTCCCCAAGCTTGAAACATTGGTCATTGAGGATATGCCCAACTGGGAGGAGTGGACCTTTGCTATTgttgttgaagaagaagaagcaacaacGACAGCATGTAAGGAAGGGGCAGAGGATGGAGCTGCTACGAAGCAAAGGTGGAAAGACCCACCACCGAGGATGCAGCTATTCCCTCGGTTGAAGGAGTTGCAGCTTGAGCTCTGTCCCAAGCTGAGAGGTCTCCCACGGCAGCTTGGACAGGAGGCCACCAGCTTGAAGGTGCTCCAATTAAGAGGTTTGGGCAGCCTTAAGGTGGTGGAGAGCCTCCCGTTCCTCTCAGAGGTCCTTCTAATTGACGGATGTGAAGGCCTGGAGAGGGTCTCGAATCTTCCCCAAGTGCGACAGCTGCGATTAAACTATTGTCCGAATTTGAGGTGTGTTGAGCAGCTGGAAAGATTGGAGCAGCTGTGGCTGGGCGTGGATATGCAGCAGGTCTCCTCACTGTGGGTGACTGGGCTTCGACAACAACGCCACCAACTCCATGGAGAAGACCTGGACGTCTACACATGGGCTTGA